From a region of the Lactuca sativa cultivar Salinas chromosome 4, Lsat_Salinas_v11, whole genome shotgun sequence genome:
- the LOC111920496 gene encoding uncharacterized protein LOC111920496 encodes MGGLLSLTKGPPPPMVLVPPLFDFPPLAARTRMLEPSYNLLFGKLALKSLFEDYFDAANHFSTIFMLKPVDDHHVDLVATVSGPLDNKPDDPIVGNALFRWQSDVDDPHTFTDLYVSSSDPILLMRACAYYPKYGFGAFGIFPVLKKQRVSPEDYGTMGLRYGSSRLSFGATLLPYSLGDDVPKSAWLVSKIGRLTAGVQYDPQFEKKDGAKYKNLKNWNCAIGYGLGSGSPLSPSFNFGLEYAQNSQFIASFYQHVVVQRRVKNPLEENEIIGITNYIDFGFELQTRVDDQKSSNNSTFNIAASWQANKNILLKGKVGPLCSSLSLAFKSWWKPAFSFNVTATRDRAIGKTCFGVGLRVDNVREASYQRADPNYVMLTPNKEHLADGIQWKSGMRPMLQSDVSSGNFDSLPRELRPYGRMF; translated from the exons ATGGGTGGTTTATTGTCGCTGACCAAAGGGCCTCCACCGCCTATGGTGTTGGTTCCGCCGCTCTTCGATTTCCCTCCGCTCGCTGCTCGTACCAG GATGTTGGAGCCATCATATAATCTGCTATTTGGAAAGCTCGCCTTAAAAAGTCTCTTTGAAGATTACTTTGATGCAGCAAATCATTTTAGTACTATTTTTATGTTGAAGCCAGTTGATGATCATCATGTCGATTTAGTAGCAACT GTTTCAGGTCCTCTTGATAACAAGCCTGATGATCCAATTGTTGGTAATGCACTATTTCGTTGGCAAAG TGATGTTGATGATCCTCACACATTCACAGATCTATATGTATCAAGTTCTGATCC GATTTTACTCATGAGAGCATGTGCATACTACCCGAAATATGGTTTTGGAGCATTTGGCATTTTTCCAGTGCTTAAAAAACAGAG AGTATCTCCAGAAGACTATGGAACAATGGGTTTGAGATATGGCTCATCAAGGTTATCATTTGGAGCCACACTTTTGCCATATTCAT TGGGAGATGATGTCCCGAAATCTGCATGGCTGGTGAGCAAGATAGGGAGATTAACTGCTGGGGTGCAATATGATCCTCAAT TTGAAAAGAAGGATGGTGCAAAGTATAAAAATTTGAAGAATTGGAACTGTGCAATAGGATATGGACTTGGATCAGGAAGCCCATTGAGTCCTTCATTCAATTTTGGTCTTGAATATGCTCAAAATTCCCAG TTCATAGCCTCTTTCTATCAGCATGTGGTGGTCCAACGAAGG GTGAAGAATCCACTTGAAGAGAATGAAATAATTGGAATCACAAATTACATAGACTTTGGATTCGAGTTGCAAACAAG GGTGGATGATCAAAAGTCATCAAACAATTCTACCTTTAATATTGCTGCATCTTGGCAAGCCAATAAAAACATTTTGCTCAAG GGAAAAGTGGGCCCTCTTTGTTCATCTCTGTCTTTAGCTTTTAAGTCATGGTGGAAACCTGCATTCAGTTTCAATGTCACAG CTACACGAGATCGTGCAATAGGAAAGACATGTTTTGGAGTTGGTCTTCGTGTGGATAATGTAAGAGAAGCAAGTTACCAAAGGGCGGATCCAAATTATGTAATGCTGACACCCAATAAAGAACATTTAGCGGATGGAATCCAGTGGAAATCCGGGATGAGACCCATGTTGCAATCCGATGTCAGTTCTGGCAACTTTGATAGCCTCCCCAGGGAACTCAGACCCTATGGTAGAATGTTTTGA